Proteins encoded together in one Impatiens glandulifera chromosome 1, dImpGla2.1, whole genome shotgun sequence window:
- the LOC124913232 gene encoding LOW QUALITY PROTEIN: malonyl-CoA decarboxylase, mitochondrial-like (The sequence of the model RefSeq protein was modified relative to this genomic sequence to represent the inferred CDS: deleted 1 base in 1 codon), whose product MAVKGEPLIFIEVALQKNVSQTIQEVLWDEPSMHECEATCALFSSISSTQPGLKGINLGKFLIKRVIDLVKKDMPNIYTFATLSPIPGYTQWLLAKLVSAERSDSTFRENILEPEEERALHDASNIASIQMELTGEKDAMKVLWNLLTSRNYEWIKSDELVSVLEAPMMRLCARYLLLEKKRGRALDSVANFHLQNGAMIGRINWMADRSEKGFCQSAGIMVNYLYRLEDIEENGQSYISTGTVHATDDIHGFLPGEA is encoded by the exons GTGAACCATTAATCTTTATAGAAGTTGCTCTTCAGAAGAACGTTTCTCAAACAATTCAG GAAGTTTTATGGGATGAACCCTCAATGCATGAATGTGAGGCAACTTGtgcattattttcttcaatatcGTCAACTCAG CCTGGTTTGAAAGGGATCAATCTCGGAAAATTCCTAATTAAGCGAGTAATTGATCTGGTGAAAAAGGATATGCCCAATATATAT ACATTTGCAACACTTAGCCCAATCCCAGGATATACACAATGGCTTTTAGCGAAATTGGTATCTGCTGAAAGATCAGATTCTACTTTCAGGGAGAACATTTTGGAACCGGAAGAAGAAAGAGCATTACATGACGCGTCCAA tattgccTCCATTCAAATGGAGCTCACGGGGGAGAAAGATGCCATGAAAGTATTATGGAATTTGTTAACATCAAGAAATTATGAATGGATAAAGTCTGATGAACTCGTGTCTGTGTTAGAAGCCCCTATGATGCGATTATGTGCCAG GTACCTTTTGCTAGAGAAGAAGAGAGGAAGAGCTTTGGATTCCGTTGCAAATTTCCACTTGCAGAATGGGGCG ATGATTGGAAGAATAAATTGGATGGCTGATCGTTCA GAGAAAGGCTTTTGTCAAAGTGCTGGGATTATGGTCAATTATCTCTATCG GTTGGAAGATATAGAAGAAAATGGTCAGTCATATATTAGCACAGGAACTGTTCATGCTACTGATGACATCCATGGCTTTCTTCCAGGG GAGGCTTGA